Proteins from a single region of Spodoptera frugiperda isolate SF20-4 chromosome 8, AGI-APGP_CSIRO_Sfru_2.0, whole genome shotgun sequence:
- the LOC118273393 gene encoding uncharacterized protein LOC118273393 — MYCDKCKTEIPKPEFRYHKRTNIHKSNCLIKSKFEHIDIIATAFKNRIMTYRLNPSIEDEYLLPEAFLDGKRDDVYKLIELSLLKHTCIKVNFELFAYFVLPKSGEQQLKSFNTKYEVIYKSTDFDQIYLNMRETFKMKLTEFEHCESGWSFTSLSHLEININKYSPMRGGSYIELPVVIKNTKSCINVYNNDEYCFLWSILAGLFPVKNNVCRTSSYPHFNSIFNIKGMSFPPSAKDIRLFEKNNSNLSINIYGLDQHYTVTGPLYVTNFKKDKHINLLYFEKNDRAHYCLIKDLLRLVRRQVSRHKGRMYLCETCLQFFTSEMKFHSHACSKIITLLPDKNSTLQFKHFERQQKINFVIYADFESLLCNYDEENTNKNTIKNKLHLPSCFAYYVCCSHDTSLNKFVTYTGTDCVQVFVKKLIEETKSIHKVLITKKAMKPMTPEQMNNYRSASRCHICKNLLFDDKVQDHDHITSEYRGAAHSHCNLIYKVCPFIPVIFHNLSGYDSHIFIKELSKYDGEIKIIPKTKEKYLSFTKIIETDKCYKPLQIKFIDSFQFLSTSLDNLSKSLTDSDFLNLKSHFPDDKKFELIRRKGIYPYEYIDSWQKYNETQLPPKHCFYNSLQMKHITDSEYEHAQTVWNYFNISSLGEYTDLYLKSDVLLLCDIFENFRKICLQHYNLDPAHYVSSPGLSWDAMLLYTGVQLELIHDLEIYKMIEKGIRGGLAQCSHRYAKANNIYLPHFDDSRPSSYLVYLDCNNLYGYAMTKKLPISDFKFMTSFEMANFCLFDIPDDAEYGYILEVDMMYPDNLHNLHKDLPFAPEKFIPIGGKTEKLIANLYDKYNYVIHYIYLKECIRHGLILKKIHRILQFKQENFLKKYIDLNTQLRQSAKTSFERDFFKLLNNSIFGKTIENKRKQVDVKLVTKWNDNKNRTNKTLCAEKLIAKPNLKSISVFSEDFLAIQLDPEKLVLDRPIYVGFAVLEYAKQHMYNFHYDFIKKKYGDNAKLCYTDTDSLLYLIHTQNFYKDLNDNILKFDTSNFDINNPYCIRKLNDKIPGLFKDELGGDVITEFIGLRAKLYCIKSLKTQINKAKGVSRPITKSLKISNYKKVLFKNITFKCKMNMIKSSKHVLYSQAVNKVILNRIDDKRLVQPNQIDTLPWGHCDYIC; from the coding sequence atgtattgtGATAAATGTAAAACAGAGATACCGAAACCTGAATTCAGATATCATAAACGAACTAATATCCATAAATCGAATTGTTTGATAAAGTCAAAGTTTGAACATATTGATATAATAGCTACAGcatttaaaaacagaataatGACATATCGCTTAAACCCATCTATAGAAGACGAGTACCTCCTGCCGGAGGCGTTCTTAGATGGAAAACGAGAcgatgtttataaattaattgagttatcattattaaaacatacatGTATTAAAGTTAACTTTGAGCTGTTTGCTTACTTTGTTTTACCTAAATCAGGTGAGCAGCAGCTGAAgtcatttaatacaaaatacgaAGTTATTTATAAGAGTACTGATTTTGatcagatttatttaaatatgagaGAAACTTTTAAGATGAAATTAACTGAATTTGAGCACTGTGAATCGGGATGGTCATTCACATCACTAAgtcatttagaaataaatataaataagtattctcCCATGAGAGGTGGATCTTATATAGAACTACccgttgttattaaaaatacgaaGAGCTGTATAAATGTCTACAATAAcgatgaatattgttttttatggagCATCTTAGCAGGATTATTTCCAGTCAAAAACAATGTCTGTAGGACAAGCTCTTATCCGCATTTTAATtcgatatttaatataaaagggATGTCATTCCCACCATCCGCCAAAGACATCAGGTTGTTTGAAAAGAATAACAgtaatttaagtattaatatttacggATTGGATCAACATTACACTGTAACTGGTCCTCTTTATGTGACAAATTTTAAGAAAGATaagcatattaatttattgtatttcgaGAAAAATGACAGAGCTCATTATTGTTTGATCAAAGATCTTTTACGCTTAGTGAGACGTCAAGTTTCCCGTCATAAAGGTCGAATGTATTTATGTGAGACATGTTTGCAATTTTTTACTAGTGAAATGAAATTCCACTCTCATGcctgttctaaaattataacattattaccaGACAAAAACAGCACGTTACAATTTAAGCATTTTGAGAGACAgcaaaaaatcaattttgttataTACGCGGATTTTGAAAGTCTATTATGCAATTATGATGaagaaaatactaataaaaatactataaaaaataaattacacctGCCTTCATGTTttgcatattatgtatgttgttcACATGAcactagtttaaataaatttgttacTTACACAGGGACAGACTGTGTACAAGTGTTTGTcaaaaaattaattgaagaaacaaaatcaatacataAGGTTTTGATTACTAAAAAAGCTATGAAACCTATGACTCCAGAACAAATGAATAATTATCGTAGTGCAAGTAGATGTCATATTtgtaaaaatttattatttgatgacAAAGTGCAAGATCATGATCATATTACATCAGAATATAGAGGTGCAGCTCACTCAcactgtaatttaatttataaagtctGTCCATTCATACCTgtcatatttcataatttatctgGCTATGATTCCCATATATTTATCAAGGAATTGTCTAAATATGatggtgaaataaaaataattccaaaaacaaaagaaaaatatttatcctttacaaaaattattgaaactGATAAATGTTATAAACCTTTGCAAATTAAATTCATAGATTCATTCCAGTTTCTTAGCACAAGTCTCGATAATCTGAGTAAAAGTTTAACAGACAGTGATttcttaaatttaaaatcacattttcCTGATGACAAAAAATTCGAGTTAATACGAAGGAAGGGTATATATCCATATGAATATATTGATTCATGGCAGAAATATAATGAGACACAACTTCCaccaaaacattgtttttacaaTAGTTTGCAAATGAAACATATAACTGATAGCGAGTATGAACATGCGCAAACCGTTtggaattactttaatattagtaGTCTTGGTGAATAtactgatttatatttaaaaagtgacgtattattattatgcgatatatttgaaaattttagaaaaatatgtctACAGCATTATAATCTCGATCCTGCACACTATGTAAGTTCACCTGGTTTAAGTTGGGACGCCATGCTCCTTTACACGGGTGTTCAACTCGAGTTGATTCATGATTTAGAAATTTATAAGATGATAGAAAAAGGAATACGTGGTGGACTAGCACAGTGCTCTCACCGATATGCTAAAGCCAATAACATTTACCTCCCTCATTTTGATGATTCTAGACCGTCGTCATATTTAGTATATCTTGACTGTAACAATCTTTATGGATATGCAATGACTAAAAAATTACCTATATCAGATTTTAAATTCATGACAAGTTTCGAAATGgccaatttttgtttgtttgatattccTGACGATGCTGAGTACGGTTACATTTTAGAAGTTGACATGATGTATCcagataatttacataatttacacaAAGATTTGCCTTTCGCTCCGGAAAAGTTCATACCCATAGGAGGGAAAACAGAAAAGTTAATCGCGAACTTGTATGACAAGTACAACTATgttatacattatatatatttaaaagaatgtATTAGACATggacttattttaaaaaaaattcatcGGATACTCCAATTTAAacaagaaaactttttaaaaaaatatatagacttaaatactcaattacgtcaatcAGCTAAAACATCATTTGAAAGAGATTTCTTTAAACTtttgaataattcaatatttggaaaaactattgaaaataaacgaaaacagGTTGATGTTAAACTGGTGACTAAGTGGAATGATAATAAGaatagaacaaataaaacattatgtgcTGAGAAACTAATTGCAAAACCAAACTTAAAAAGTATTAGTGTTTTTAGTGAAGATTTTCTTGCAATTCAATTGGATCCTGAAAAACTTGTTTTAGATAGACCCATATATGTTGGCTTTGCCGTACTGGAATATGCTAAACAACATATGTATAATTTCCATTatgactttattaaaaaaaagtacggTGACAATGCAAAACTGTGTTATACCGATACTGACagtttattatacttaatacatacacaaaacttttataaagatttgaatgataatatattgaaatttgATACTAGTAATTTTGACATTAATAATCCTTATTGTATACGAAAGTTAAACGATAAAATTCCCGGCTTGTTTAAAGATGAATTAGGTGGTGATGTAATAACCGAATTTATTGGATTGAGAGCAAAACTGTATTGTATTAAATCACTGAAAACACAGATTAATAAAGCTAAAGGTGTATCAAGGCCAAttacaaaaagtttaaaaatatctaactataagaaagttttatttaagaatattacttttaaatgtaaGATGAATATGATTAAATCAAGCAAACATGTACTGTATTCACAGgcagttaataaagtaattttaaatagaatagatGATAAAAGATTAGTTCAACCAAATCAAATAGATACATTACCTTGGGGTCATTGTGATTACATATGCTag